GCTTAGAGTTAGATTGAAGTCGTTATTGCATTGAATTCATTTTACTAATGCATGTGGAAAATTTGGACTATCCGGATTAACTATTAATTTTCTATGGCATGGAGATACAATTAAATCCATATCCTCCATCGGAACAGCACCGAGAAGAACTTCATCACCTGAAACTAATGCCCCAACAAAACAATTTCTGTTTTCAAAAAGTACTTCAATTGGACCGACATAAGGAACCATTTGTTTTCTACCATCTGCAGTTGTTACCTCACGCCGGCTGTTAGTCTCTAACTTGAGTTGAAGTGCAATATGATCCGGTATACATAAAGTCAATGCTCCGGTATCAACCATTGCTGTAACTGTAATTATTTTGA
This DNA window, taken from Nitrospirota bacterium, encodes the following:
- a CDS encoding clan AA aspartic protease; amino-acid sequence: MGYVHAEIKLKNPRLPKLKIITVTAMVDTGALTLCIPDHIALQLKLETNSRREVTTADGRKQMVPYVGPIEVLFENRNCFVGALVSGDEVLLGAVPMEDMDLIVSPCHRKLIVNPDSPNFPHALVK